Below is a window of Planifilum fulgidum DNA.
ACGAACAATGGGCTGTGATTGAACCTCTTCTTCCCAAACCCAAACCGGGACCCGGACGTCCGCCCGCAGATCCGAGAAAAACCCTGAACGGAATTCTCTACGTCTTGAAAACCGGTTGTACTTGGGCGGACATGCCCCGACAATATGGTTCTCCCACCACCTGTTGGCGGCGATTGAAACAATGGTCGGAAGACGGAACATGGGAGCGGATTTGGCGCGCGCTGTTAAGTCGAATGGATGCGGAAGAGA
It encodes the following:
- a CDS encoding IS5 family transposase, whose amino-acid sequence is MSTRHELTDEQWAVIEPLLPKPKPGPGRPPADPRKTLNGILYVLKTGCTWADMPRQYGSPTTCWRRLKQWSEDGTWERIWRALLSRMDAEE